TGATGTGAATCGCTATTGTCACAGATTTCGATCATTCCCATATtgtcacctatatatatatatacatatatatatatatatatacatacacggTGTGAAGTAGTTTGTGAAAATGAGTACAAAGCGTGCCTCGGAGTCGCAATTTAACAGCGAGACCCAGAGTAAGAAAAGACATAAAGCCAGTTTAGGGGCAGAGGAGGGTGGTTTTCCAGATATAATAATAGACTCTGGTGATGATGATGACGGTGGACAGGTCGACTTCTGCACGTCCTTTTCCAGCAAAGAAGATCTTGCGCGCACCTTTGAACACGCAGTTAAAGTAGCGGTGAAATCAGTCATGTCCGAAATGACCAAGCTGGTGGAGAGCAAGTACCTTTTTTTTCAAGTCAGATTGGACGGGAAAGAAAAAGACATCGAAAGCCTGAAACTGCGAATGGAAAAAGCCGAGGGTGAACTGAAAACGATGCGCGAATGTATGAGCGCTGATAAGGACGCGTCAAGCCGGGCTATTGCTGTAAACCCCAGCCGACTGTCTGGAAAAGGAAACGCGAACACGCTGGAAACTCCTGCTTCAGCTCTCAGTAGAAAACTAAAGGACCCCGCCTCGGTGAACAGACCCCCTCCATTTCAGAAACAGTACTCCGGGCATGATGTGAGTGCAGTGGCTGCTCCTGGCCAGAATAAAGTGCAAAGCGCTCAGGTTTTAATTCAGCCGGACAAAGCGGCAGCAAACCCGAATTTATTCACCAGAGTCCGGGACTGTGTGCAGATTGCGAACTTCAGGATAAGACACGAAGCGGGGGGCGAAGGAACATTTAAAGGTAAAAAGTATAATCACTTCCCACGGTAATAATTCGTTAACATTAGTATATTTACCccaacaactgaaaaaaaaaaaacccaaaacagccGTCCATAAGGCTTTACAGCACCTTAAGTGGTGGCAATAAACGGGTTTAAATGTAGAGCATTAGGGTTGAAGTTGGACAAGTTTGTCAGTTTAAATATGCACCCAGCTTGTTTTGCAACAAATAGTCACTTAAACttttgtaaaccccccccccaaactaaatactgtactgtagtttattaTGTATAGTATGAGTTTCCCATGAGAACAGCATTTGGAATTGCATAACATATTGTATGTGATGTGCAGATGTAATGCAAACGTGTAGCAGGCTTTTAAATCTTCATTACAGGTGCTGGAGTGAAAACAGCTGAGCTGGATCACCTGAAAGATGATGCTACAGTGGAAAATCTTCACATTAAACATAACTGTGCTGACATTACAAAGAAGGTTTCAGAACAGACTCTAGGTAAAAAtacacttgtaaaaaaaaatatatatatatatcttcctaTCACTGTAGCCAGGAGGGTAGAGCGATTGGATGATTTGAGGTTATGAACTCTCAACCCTCTGCCCTGTCTGTCTTAACCCtgatttctgtgctgtgcttagcTTTATTGAAGATTAACTttatcaactccttttaagattttgaagACTCCAATCTAGCCCCTACTTCTTAATGTTCTTGTCTAGAGAGTTACCTCAGCCTTCTAGTTTCCTCACACTTCATAGTTCATACATGTTGAAAAAAATCTTGGTATACTTACAGATTCTCGAAAAAGAAAGACCTTTGTAGATCCAGTGGAATCCACGCATTGTGTTGAGATTCCAAAGGAGGTTACAAAGCAGGCCTGGACTTCAGTTACAGAGGCAGACCCTCAGCAGGGATCAAGCcaatacagagagagagcccCTGAAGCACATTCTGCCTGTGTTAAAGGAGAGCCAGCTGGACTACAGACCGTCCACATTAAGGAAGAGCCAGCTGGACTAGAGACTATCCAAATTAAAGAGGAAGTCCCTGAATTTGAACCTGTTAACATAAAAGAGGAGGCGACTGAACTGGACTCTCTTCATATCATTGAGGTCCCGGAAGATAATGAAAGTGACCCAGTTAGACCATATGGTAAGTAAATATGTAACTGGCCAGAGAATTATAGAATGGCCTTAATAGCGGCAAGCACGTTGTTCGaccctcaggatgtgggtcgacacactttgacccgggtCGAGCGAGACAAAGTGCATGGTGGCAGTTCGGAAGCCGACGAAGTAACGAACAGCCAGGTATCAAGGTGAAATTCTCTTCACACTGAATGCTGTGCTACTTTTGCTGCAACTTTTCCATAATGAAGCCAACAAACTTCTAACTTCTAGATTTGTTTCCCTTACAGAAGACCAAAGACAAGTTGAAGATGATAGGACGGACAAAGCcacacaaaaacagactaaatggGCCATTAAAATCTTCAAAGGTAAGGGGAGACGAGTGTACTGTGCCACGTACTTTGGCCGTTACACTGGTGGGTGTCCACGTGAGATGCTGTAAAGATGAAATAAGAAAACGGCCCTTATTGTATATCTGTAAGCCATTAGCACCCAGGGTCATTGTTGAACATCCTTACTAAGTCTTGAGAAGTGATTCTTTTCTTTTTGATGGTGAATTTCCCTTTTAAGTAGTGTATACATTGCcacaacaaaataattcagtatcACTATATTAATTGAGGTTAAGGAGTGTGTTTATAAGCATGGAAGTTTTAACAGCGGTTCTGTATTATTTAGTGTAATATACTTTGATGCATTGTaatttttagctttaaaatggttttaagcAAATCTCTCCAACAAACTGTGGATAATCACGGCAGTTTCACATCACTTGGTCAGCTGTAGCCTCTTGGCAGTCAGGTTGGTCGGCACAAAACCCAGGTGCCATACAGATCATTGACAAACAGGCTAGATCTCAGTTCAGGGCCAGGCACGTTCAGCAGTACCCGTGCTTCTAAAACAGCCTATAAAATACTAAATCCACATATTATGTCAATGTAATTTAACTTTATTTGGGAtgtctgtgaccctgagcaagtcacttaacctccttgtgttcagATGAGACTTaaaaaccgaggtcctgttgtaagtgactgcagtaGCAGTTGTGATACATAGTTCACCCCTAGTATCTTTGGCTAAAAGCATCTGCCAAATGACTCATTTAATGGTCAAGTCATTTATTATTATGGCATAAATATATGTGCTGTAGTATAGCCTACTATATTTGCACTTGGTAAATGCAGTAGTAAAGGTTACAAACAGGACAAGTGAATGTAGAATTGATATCAGCCTCTCAGCAGAATGAATAGCATGTCTGcataatagattatatttaaatactgtttcttGAAAGAAAGAATTctaaacagaattgcaaatatTAACAGCATACATAACTTTTTGCATTGCTAATCATGGTATAAGTTAATAGATTTGCAactgtttattaaactgtaataaaatcacaaatacatagtaaaaaaaaaagttagtataaaCACCTTACACAAATCAAagaaaagacttttttttttttttgtttgttttttatattttacagattgGTTGGCTTCTCAAAACATCAGCACACAATTTGAAACCTTTACACCGACTGAATTGAATAAGCATCTTTACAGTTTCTACCCGTCTGTCAGAAAGACTGACGGCAAAGAATATGGGAAATCAGCACTAATAGGCTTACGGGCTTCCATAAACAGATACCTGAGAGAGCTACCTTGCTCCAGTCTGTACTGTCTGATGACTGATAGGGAGTTCTCAGCAAGCAATCAGATGCTTGTAGGGCTGCTGAAACGGGAACATTTAGATGTAGTAAATCACCGGCAAGCACTCGAGAAGGAGGACTTTGAAAAAATGATTAAATCCAAAACAATTGGCAGTCATCATCCACTGGCTCTCCAGAGACTGGTGTGGGTGTCTTTAGTGCTCCACTTCACCTTGAGAGGCGCCAAGACGCTACGCTCCATGACAAAGTCTACCTTCAAAGTCGTAGTAGATAACCAAAACCGAGAGTGTTTGGAATTGGCTGTCAGCCCAAAACCCACAGGGGCTGATCATAAAGAGCGTTCAGGATATCGAATATGCGGGCTGCCTGGGAATCCGATGTGTCCTGTAGCTGCTTTCAAATTATATGTTGAAAAACTGAGCCCTGAAAATGAATGCTTCTGGCAGCGTCCCAAACAGAAAGACTGGCACCCGTCACTCCTGGCTTGGTATGAAAGCCAACCTGTCGGGGTGAATAAACTTAAAATTATGATGCAGGAGATCAGCAGAGATGCTGGTTTATCCAGGCCCTATACCAACCATTGCCTACGAGCCACCCCTGCCCACCTTCTGAAACGGCACGCATTCAAAACGAACCAACCAACGCACCCGTGGCAGACACGACCGGCAACATTTCATTCAACTTGAACTTTGCCTTGAAACCGCTGCAGATACAGTCCTTTTGAAGCAGTCAGCAAGCCCAGGATCCTGTGGTGGAAGATTCTGCCCTGATGCAAGCAGCAGAAGAAACGGGAAAGGCTTCCCAAAGTCACACTAACTATAATAATTCAAAACTTGGCTGTGCCtgtgtatttttcaaaataaaatgacagtatttttagCTAACTTATTTCAGTACAGTAAACAAAGTCATTGTTATCTATTTATCGAGTGCatagtctttattattattattattattattattattattattattatttgtttatttaacaagcgcctttatccaaggcgacttacagtggctagggcgtgtgaactgtgcatcagctgcagagtcacttacaacaacgtctcacccagaagacagagcacaaggaggttcggtgacttgctcagggtcacacagttcgtgagctgggatttgaacctcctggttacaagcccatttttttaaccactggaccacacagcttacCATCTGTAAGTAATGGCAATAACAATCTGAACGTTGCCAGTCCTGCAGCTTCTCCTTGGAATACAGCAATAGGGGGATATTCAATTGAATAGTATTCAGTAATGTTCAGACCATTACAGCTAAAATAAATATCTTCCCTGGCTCCGTTAACGCACCCACTGTCCAGAAAGAGGTGTGCAAATAACTTTAACAGCTACATGAGAAGTGCATTACGATATACACgtctttataattaaaacaaatagagATTGAGTGTACAGAGCCAGCGTCCTGCAGGCAATAGCATCATCTTACAGTCCTACACAGCCCAGTTAATAAACGGTACCATTTATTTATGCAGTCAGCTGCAGCAGTCCTGTAACACGAGGTTTATCTGTGCCCCAGTGGTCTCTGGTCAGCACACCACACCCTTGCCTTTGAGTAAGCTAGCAACAATCGCTAAGGAGTCACTTTGCTTGTGATCTTGTCTGCAAAAAATGACATCAGTGCAAGCGATATAAAACTGCCCTGATAATCGCGAGTTTGTTTGAATTTGCTGGGAAGACTTGCGTAACAACATTTTAATGATAAAGCTGCGTCAACAAGCCTGAAGCAATGCATCCAAGTAAAGCGAATATAACACAAAGCAAAGGTAATCGCCATGCCTGAATGCTCACATTAACTGGCTGAGTAGCTGTTGGTTAATTCAGTTAAAGTTCTATAATGCCAAACTTCAACTCTGCCCACTCCGTGGTCTGATAATGTTTTTTCAGCGGAAACAAATTCTTGCACTGCACATAACCTCCCGGGTTTGGTTCCTCTGGTAATTCATTAGGTGAAAATGCAGTTGTGAAGTTGCCTGTCTTTACTGGGGACTCCAGAGGGAGTGTCTTGTTGACTCTGTGGGTTAGTGGATCAAACCGATCAGGGTCTGTTTCTCCTCATTCTGTTACAGATTACCCGACTGGCCAAGCGCCTGATAAGCACAAGTGtaaacctgcagggctggcctttgtcctacCTTGGCCAGCAGCTCACTGACATACGTTCTctagttcctgggtgtaaagaggcaattggcttggtcatgTGATCGCAGGACACCCAGTGAGGGAATGTAATTGAATATTGTAAATTGGGGAGTAAATtcggggtaaaataattgggcactcaaaaataaatacataaaagtagataaagaattgatgttgtttcaCACATATAACAAACAGCTGTAAAAcgtgttttacatttgttttaaatttctttcaGAGTGGCTGGCCAATGACAAAAAACCTACCACATTTGAACACTTGCCAGACGAAGAAATAAATGACTTGCTCTACAGTTTTTATCCATCTGTCAAAAAACAAACCGGGGAACATTTTGGCAAATCCTCACTCACAGCACTGCGCCTGGGAATTAATCGGCATCTGCACGACCCCCCATACTCTAGGCAGCTGAGTCTCATGACTGATAGACCGTTTCTCACCTCAAACCAGAGGTTTCTGGGGCTCCTGAAACAGTTAGAAACGGAGAACAGAGGCATGTTAAGTCACCATGCCCCCCTTCAACCAGGAGATTTTAAAAAACTCTTGGAGACGGGAGTCCTGGGTGTGGACAATCCTCTCGCCCTGCAGCGCTATGTCTGGATGACACTGGCTTTGCACTTTGCTGTGCGTACAGCAGAACACCTCTACCGAATGACAAAAAACACCTTTGCAATATCTGTGGATAAAGCAGGGGTTCAATACTTGCATTTTTCCTGTAACCCCACGCAAACGAACAATGAAGCCAGGATGTATGCACAGCCCGGCAATCCGATGTGTCCCCTGAAAGCCTATCAATTATATACGTCCAAGTTACATCCAGCCAGAAATTCCTTGTGGCAAAAGTCTAACAAACCTAAGTACTGGGGGCTAGGATTAGACGTTTGGTATGAGAAAGCTAATCTGAGTCTCCCCAAGCTTGTCCGCATGATGACTGACATCAGCAGAGATGCCAAGCTGAACCGCATCTACACAAACCACTGTCTAAAGGAGACGGCTGCTGTTATTTTAAGTTCACATGGGGTGGACAGGCATCATATTATGAGAATAACAACGCATAAAAATGACTGTCGTGATGGTAGCTTTGCTGGGCCCGCTGACTGTAACACCAGACGCATCTTTAGCAGCATCCTGAGTTCCTTGTTTGACGTGTCTAATATAGGAAAACAGGACATTGCACCCAAACTGGCAGTGGCCCCAAACAATACAGCCACACGATTAGGCCAACAGGACCTATAATGGGACAAAACTATTCTTTTCCAGGGCCTGACCCTTTTTGTAACTTGGCCCTTCCTGTTGATGTAACATTATAACATGACTGAATCTGTTCATTCTTAAATTTGTGCTCATGTGGTCTTCTAAAATAACTGGGTCACTGGCACTACAAAACGTGACTGGAGAAAGCAGGTATCAAGCAAAGCGTTTTACAGGCGGGCGTTCATTTTAGAAGCAGGTCCACTTCATTCCTGCCTGTGTTGTGAGGATTTGCTAATGTAGTGCTCAGGCATTGTAGTTTAACACCCCTTTGGGTTCTGTATGACAACTACAATACCTTCAATTATACAAGAACCTGACGCTGGTAATAATGGCAGGATTCATATAGTTTATTCATTGATACTAGTATATGGGCAGTTGGAGGTTAGTATATAGAAACGACATAATGCTTTGTAACTCAATAGTATTATTACCTGGTAACATGCTACAGCAGTGCTACTATCCTGTCTATATCAGCTGTACTAACCTTAAAGAGAGGAATGGAAAAAACTAGAAGAATCAGTAACCCATTTATAGGGTGCAGTTTTACCCCAATGTTAGAGTCGTTCAACCCGCACAGTGCTTTATGTACTAAAATATGAAATAGGTGTTTTTAACatggaaataaataattgaactGGGATGGTGTGTGGACAATGTTGATTTCTGTAATGAACGCTAGTTATTTTCATCCCAgcgttttaactttttttttgggggggggggggggagatatgGGGAAAGGAATATATAAACAGAGATACAGGGAGTATTAATTCATCTCAagtcttttaatgatttaaattatgATTCAAGCTATTACTTCAAATAATTCAAACAAGGGAAAGTCAAAGCATCACAGTGTATAGAGCAGAAAAAGGCCATTTTGACCCAGCTATGCTGGTCTGGTTTATCTCAAAATGCTGTCAAATTTAAATgctcccagtgattcagcatcaatgtGACTAcgtgttttttttccttaatagTAAAAGGACAGGTTCAGTTCTAATTTAACATGCTAACGGTGGCTTTATTTTAACTGCTTAATTGAACTGTAGAGCCCTATAATCCTAACTCTGAGTGCTCTACATTTACTTTTCTCTTCAATCAGATTTTTGTCGACTCGCCTTGGACCGCAGCACAGCACATAGAAACCTCTGGATATCTGAAGCCGACTCGAAGGTGACCATGNNNNNNNNNNNNNNNNNNNNNNNNNNNNNNNNNNNNNNNNNNNNNNNNNNNNNNNNNNNNNNNNNNNNNNNNNNNNNNNNNNNNNNNNNNNNNNNNNNNNNNNNNNNNNNNNNNNNNNNNNNNNNNNNNNNNNNNNNNNNNNNNNNNNNNNNNNNNNNNNNNNNNNNNNNNNNNNNNNNNNNNNNNNNNNNNNNNNNNNNNNNNNNNNNNNNNNNNNNNNNNNNNNNNNNNNNNNNNNNNNNNNNNNNNNNNNNNNNNNNNNNNNNNNNNNNNNNNNNNNNNNNNNNNNNNNNNNNNNNNNNNNNNNNNNNNNNNNNNNNNNNNNNNNNNNNNNNNNNNNNNNNNNNNNNNNNNNNNNNNNNNNNNNNNNNNNNNNNNNNNNNNNNNNNNNNNNNNNNNNNNNNNNNNNNNNNNNNNNNNNNNNNNNNNNNNNNNNNNNNNNNNNNNNNNNNNNNNNNNNNNNNNNNNNNNNNNNNNNNNNNNNNNNNNNNNNNNNNNNNCATCTTCCCAcggttttactttacttttttcaTGGTTTCCTAGTGTTGTAagatgctttcactgtgctgtgctttactcTACTGGACCGTGGTTAACCAGACAGTCAGGCCTAGCTTTCTCTACCCAAGGAGAAGCTTTCTTTCTCTCTGAGGTTTAAGCTTCATGTGCAAATGCTCCTGGAAAAGTGAAGGTTCCTGCAGCGTTTGACTCTAGACAAAGCTGTTGCATGTTACTGACTTGACCCAGGATTTCAGTAGACAGAAGAGACCTTTTGAGgtattgaaagcttgtgattaattactGTTTAAGTTGGTTCAATAAAAtacctctccttctctttgtctatcatctctgaactgatacggctaccatttcatctatcagtAAACAGACAGAATAACCAAACGTGGCTGACAGGTTAGTATGGGGCAGGGGTTATAGCCTGATGTAATTCAAGGGAGTTTATGTGGAGAACCCCTTTCTTATTTGTGTCACTCGTCGTAATGTTCCCACTGTTTTCACAGTTGTAAGCTTCACTGTTTTAAGGTAATTAATTTGGGTTAGCTGTTGCTTCCTGTGGCTTTGAGGTTCAAGCGCGTGAGCTTGTTATTCTTCAAGCTACACTTGCAGATGTAAACAAGCTGAGCAGGAAGACAGTAAATGGCGTGACTCGATGGTTTAGTggtcattgtgtttgtttttaaagaacagtAACTGAAATGTAAACAAGCATGACTGTAGCTTCTGAACGCCATGTAGACCAGATCACAGGAGTAGCTGCAACTCCAGGAATGTCAATAAGAGGTCTCCCATCCCCCCCATGCCTATTCATGTCTGCTAATTAATGTGGAAAGTTTCCCACACTGTTGAAGGTTCTCTAGATACATGAAGGTGTGACATGGCTATGGCGCGGAGACTCCAACATCAGCTGCCTGCTTTATGCTAGAGCACCCAACCAGCTACAGCTACCTAGGAATAGTATGACATGCTTCAGGAAGCTTTGCACAAGCAGTACAGACTCTGCAAGAAAAACCAGTGTGGGCATTCCAAGCCATGAAGACCAGATTCTATATCATCAATCCACTGGTCAAAATCTGGAATTATTTGACTGAGTTATTCTGCCCATTCTCCTCTATGGGGGTGAGGTCTGGGGTCCAACCTTGAGCTTACAATAACTGGGATAAAACCTCAACAAAGTATGCATGTGCTATTCTGTGAAAATGTGCTCAAAGTGCACAGAAGTGCTTCAAACAACGTAGAGCTGAGCTCGGGTGCTATGCACTGCTGCGCCACACCGAGAGACGAGTCATGAGGTTTTGGTTACACCTGAAACACCCGAGTGACCCAAAATCATTCCAGTCTATAGCTGTCGGTAGCCAGGAGCAATCTGACAGGGTGGACAGAAACTCCCCAAAGAGGCTAATCAGTGCTGTCAGCAAGGACTCTAAAAATCGATTCATGACATGCTAGACTACACAGATCAACAAGCACAACAAATTAAAACCCTATAGGGCACTGTGTAGACATTATATGATCGCAGAGTATTTAGGAAAGGTGCAAAAGCCAAACACACAGACTACCAATCACCACATACAGGAAATAGAAGCAGGCCGACACCAACAGACTTGCAAAGAAAAGACCAGTGTGACACGGATCGAAGACGAGGAACATTTCCTTCTGTACTGCTCAAAATATACTAAGATACCTGTTCTTCACAAAGATCTCCCAAAACAACACTGAAGGAGGAGGATAAGATGGTAATTATTCTGGGTGAGAACGACACGGCACTCGCAGCTGCAGAGCTGAGACAGGTCCAGTAAAACTTCAATGTTTAAACTGTCTCCATTAGGGGCTATCTGCTCCCATTATACTTTGCTACAGAAACATCCTTCCATCACACATGTGTGTACACATAAGTATCTTTATAGGTGTTTCTTTGATTTAAATATGCTTGTATCGTTTTACATAGATCTATTCGCTGTAAtcatttgatgtttttattttaatttttgttattttgtaactgCTTTGGCAATGCTTCTGCTGTAGTCATGGCAATAAAGCACCTTTGAATTGATTTGAGGGCACCTCCAAATATACACCCAGATAATCTACACTTCATAAACAATGCCCTTCGACACTAATAATTACTGGATGTCCACTATATCCCTAGTGCCAGGAATATGCATTCCCAGTCAGACATGATCTGCACAGGGATAGACATTGGAGTGGTTTAATGCGCTAGCCCAGGACCCTCCAAAGGGGGTGAACAAGGTGGTCTTAGTGAACcagacacaaaatacaaaacaaaacgttgtGACATCACATAACTTTACTAAAACTAAATAGCTGATTgaacagtaacatttaaaaaagaaacacagataGAGATGATGTTCATCACATAATcccagtacagtatttcacgttagatttggaaatgtcacatttttgcatTCGTTAAaaatatatgggaaaactacagagcagtgatatatgtaattcaatatgtcagcataacattattcaccaggtttcattggactttatgaagcaaaatgagttcattctgtagggtgatgctaaacctttggccatagctgtactacaGTGCCTGTGAAGACATCACATTAATTCCAGCACTTGTCTCTGCCCTAACCTTATCCTGTAGACAGGTTGGCTCATCAAGTTAATACACTGTGGGTAAGATTGTCTTATTGTTACTATGGACATAGGTATGCCATTCTGGCAGCTGAAACAGAAATAGATTTCTGTTAAAACAAGAGAGACCAACAGATTAAAGGATCTTAAATAACTCAAACAAAGACTATACTGTGTTTTCACTTTAGAACTATGCAGTGTGTTCTAAGCATGGAATCTACACAGGTGTGGTCATCCTCTTGCAGAATTAACTcgtgttgcttcataaagtcaaatgaaacctgcagaatatgTTCACATGATGAATTGCGTTAAtgcttgtagttttccataaacaagaaactgacatttcaaaatactggactactattatggcttcaggtagactttttgtagtttctttgattacacagtgttgaataaaagatctaaatgatgtctcaattgtaaaattctaggtgatggaatacttttggccatagctgtgcacaGGGTAAGATGCATTGGAATTCTCTGACAGATCTTAAACGGTGCATGCTTGGTTTTTCCGATTTCTACTATACAGTAAGGGACTTTGACTCTGCAAGGGTGCAGGGTCCCTCAACTCAAAAAGGGGACAGAGGTAAGGGGTTTATATTTCTTGGGTTTATTCATATGGTTTGATTGCTGTAAAGAAGCTTCAGTGTGATTTAAATCGCTCTTTTACATTTCCTGTGCTTGTTGTTTGCAATAATTCTAGGGGGTTATAGATTCTGTTACTCCCATATTGAGTTCTTATTTTGTTCTGAGTCTGCCTTTAACTGGCTTTGatctgctttgagcttgtctggagaagcCACTTGCTCTTTGACCCGGAGTGACTCGCCAGGTAAAAGCACAGGCATGTGGCTAAAACCagggaaaaaataattgggcaccaaaaaaatacatattaaaaaaaaataaaataacgacCTACTCTTTAATCGTGTTGCACTTCTAAACAGACAGTGGTATTGTGTTCTTTATGTAATCTTTTTtggcaaacagaaaaacaaaacctggGGGTTTTTAATCCTCCAACTGAAAAGTGAACAGTTTCTGCACCCAATCAGAAACTCTCTTCAGGATTCCCCTGACCTGAGGACAGGCGCTGCCCTTCTGTTAGTTTTACATACAGCAGAGACCGTGAATATGTACCTTCAAAATAGTGCAAGACAGAAATCAAGCTTATTTCGAttgttacactgtatttacactttAAATGAAAGGTTTGAATTCATTTAATTTGTACTATTAGGGTTCCTATATAAGGTGATAGCTCATTCATATATGCAT
The sequence above is drawn from the Polyodon spathula isolate WHYD16114869_AA chromosome 35, ASM1765450v1, whole genome shotgun sequence genome and encodes:
- the LOC121303856 gene encoding uncharacterized protein LOC121303856 isoform X3 encodes the protein MSTKRASESQFNSETQSKKRHKASLGAEEGGFPDIIIDSGDDDDGGQVDFCTSFSSKEDLARTFEHAVKVAVKSVMSEMTKLVESKYLFFQVRLDGKEKDIESLKLRMEKAEGELKTMRECMSADKDASSRAIAVNPSRLSGKGNANTLETPASALSRKLKDPASVNRPPPFQKQYSGHDVSAVAAPGQNKVQSAQVLIQPDKAAANPNLFTRVRDCVQIANFRIRHEAGGEGTFKGAGVKTAELDHLKDDATVENLHIKHNCADITKKVSEQTLEDQRQVEDDRTDKATQKQTKWAIKIFKEWLANDKKPTTFEHLPDEEINDLLYSFYPSVKKQTGEHFGKSSLTALRLGINRHLHDPPYSRQLSLMTDRPFLTSNQRFLGLLKQLETENRGMLSHHAPLQPGDFKKLLETGVLGVDNPLALQRYVWMTLALHFAVRTAEHLYRMTKNTFAISVDKAGVQYLHFSCNPTQTNNEARMYAQPGNPMCPLKAYQLYTSKLHPARNSLWQKSNKPKYWGLGLDVWYEKANLSLPKLVRMMTDISRDAKLNRIYTNHCLKETAAVILSSHGVDRHHIMRITTHKNDCRDGSFAGPADCNTRRIFSSILSSLFDVSNIGKQDIAPKLAVAPNNTATRLGQQDL
- the LOC121303856 gene encoding uncharacterized protein LOC121303856 isoform X2; the encoded protein is MSTKRASESQFNSETQSKKRHKASLGAEEGGFPDIIIDSGDDDDGGQVDFCTSFSSKEDLARTFEHAVKVAVKSVMSEMTKLVESKYLFFQVRLDGKEKDIESLKLRMEKAEGELKTMRECMSADKDASSRAIAVNPSRLSGKGNANTLETPASALSRKLKDPASVNRPPPFQKQYSGHDVSAVAAPGQNKVQSAQVLIQPDKAAANPNLFTRVRDCVQIANFRIRHEAGGEGTFKGAGVKTAELDHLKDDATVENLHIKHNCADITKKVSEQTLDSRKRKTFVDPVESTHCVEIPKEVTKQAWTSVTEADPQQGSSQYRERAPEAHSACVKGEPAGLQTVHIKEEPAGLETIQIKEEVPEFEPVNIKEEATELDSLHIIEVPEDNESDPVRPYEDQRQVEDDRTDKATQKQTKWAIKIFKDWLASQNISTQFETFTPTELNKHLYSFYPSVRKTDGKEYGKSALIGLRASINRYLRELPCSSLYCLMTDREFSASNQMLVGLLKREHLDVVNHRQALEKEDFEKMIKSKTIGSHHPLALQRLVWVSLVLHFTLRGAKTLRSMTKSTFKVVVDNQNRECLELAVSPKPTGADHKERSGYRICGLPGNPMCPVAAFKLYVEKLSPENECFWQRPKQKDWHPSLLAWYESQPVGVNKLKIMMQEISRDAGLSRPYTNHCLRATPAHLLKRHAFKTNQPTHPWQTRPATFHST
- the LOC121303856 gene encoding uncharacterized protein LOC121303856 isoform X1 translates to MSTKRASESQFNSETQSKKRHKASLGAEEGGFPDIIIDSGDDDDGGQVDFCTSFSSKEDLARTFEHAVKVAVKSVMSEMTKLVESKYLFFQVRLDGKEKDIESLKLRMEKAEGELKTMRECMSADKDASSRAIAVNPSRLSGKGNANTLETPASALSRKLKDPASVNRPPPFQKQYSGHDVSAVAAPGQNKVQSAQVLIQPDKAAANPNLFTRVRDCVQIANFRIRHEAGGEGTFKGAGVKTAELDHLKDDATVENLHIKHNCADITKKVSEQTLDSRKRKTFVDPVESTHCVEIPKEVTKQAWTSVTEADPQQGSSQYRERAPEAHSACVKGEPAGLQTVHIKEEPAGLETIQIKEEVPEFEPVNIKEEATELDSLHIIEVPEDNESDPVRPYEDQRQVEDDRTDKATQKQTKWAIKIFKEWLANDKKPTTFEHLPDEEINDLLYSFYPSVKKQTGEHFGKSSLTALRLGINRHLHDPPYSRQLSLMTDRPFLTSNQRFLGLLKQLETENRGMLSHHAPLQPGDFKKLLETGVLGVDNPLALQRYVWMTLALHFAVRTAEHLYRMTKNTFAISVDKAGVQYLHFSCNPTQTNNEARMYAQPGNPMCPLKAYQLYTSKLHPARNSLWQKSNKPKYWGLGLDVWYEKANLSLPKLVRMMTDISRDAKLNRIYTNHCLKETAAVILSSHGVDRHHIMRITTHKNDCRDGSFAGPADCNTRRIFSSILSSLFDVSNIGKQDIAPKLAVAPNNTATRLGQQDL